Proteins encoded in a region of the Saccharothrix ecbatanensis genome:
- a CDS encoding zinc-dependent alcohol dehydrogenase — MATVVRMDGPGSVSLAEEPDLPITPTGVRIRTLYSGISAGTELTQYRGTNAHFVKTWDPDVRLFVPGRPTAEYPTVVGYEEVGEVVQVGPEVTTLRPGQVVWGVWGHRSGTVVDESYATWRVLDPRADPILGIFSHIGSVALNVVLDSDIHVGETVVVFGLGVVGQIVAQLARRNGARVIGVDTIPHRIELARELGADEVLDAGVGEVAERVRKLTDGRGADVALDVSGNHLALHEAVRSVAYNSRVVAGGFYQGEARGLFLGEEFHHNRVTLVCSQISGVAAAHAHRWDRKRLATTVIDLAVTGRLDLRPLVSHVMPIEEAASAYKLIDTQPDQVTQVVFDFTGTTAGDRGPVRVPQPWT, encoded by the coding sequence ATGGCAACGGTAGTGCGCATGGACGGGCCGGGCTCCGTCTCACTCGCCGAGGAACCCGATCTTCCGATCACGCCGACGGGTGTCCGCATCCGGACCCTGTACTCCGGGATCTCCGCGGGCACCGAGCTGACCCAGTACCGCGGCACCAACGCGCACTTCGTCAAGACGTGGGATCCCGACGTCCGCTTGTTCGTGCCGGGTCGGCCCACCGCCGAGTACCCCACCGTGGTCGGGTACGAGGAGGTCGGCGAAGTGGTCCAGGTCGGGCCCGAGGTCACCACCCTGCGGCCCGGTCAGGTCGTCTGGGGCGTGTGGGGCCACCGCTCGGGCACCGTCGTGGACGAGTCGTACGCGACGTGGCGGGTGCTCGATCCGCGGGCCGATCCGATCCTCGGCATCTTCAGCCACATCGGCTCGGTGGCCCTCAACGTCGTGCTGGACTCGGACATCCACGTCGGTGAGACCGTCGTGGTGTTCGGGCTGGGCGTGGTCGGGCAGATCGTCGCGCAGCTGGCCAGGCGCAACGGAGCCAGGGTGATCGGTGTCGACACCATCCCCCACCGCATTGAGCTTGCCCGGGAACTCGGCGCGGACGAGGTGCTGGACGCGGGCGTGGGCGAGGTCGCCGAGCGGGTGCGGAAGCTGACCGACGGACGCGGCGCGGATGTCGCCCTCGATGTCAGCGGCAACCACCTGGCCCTGCACGAGGCCGTCCGCAGCGTCGCGTACAACTCCAGGGTCGTCGCCGGAGGCTTCTACCAGGGTGAGGCGCGCGGCCTGTTCCTCGGCGAGGAGTTCCACCACAACCGGGTCACGCTGGTCTGCTCGCAGATCTCCGGCGTCGCCGCCGCCCACGCCCACCGCTGGGACCGCAAGCGACTGGCGACCACCGTCATCGACCTCGCCGTGACGGGCCGACTGGACCTGCGTCCGCTGGTCTCGCACGTCATGCCGATCGAGGAAGCCGCCTCGGCCTACAAGCTGATCGACACCCAGCCGGACCAGGTGACGCAGGTCGTCTTCGACTTCACCGGAACCACGGCTGGGGATCGCGGACCGGTCCGAGTTCCCCAGCCGTGGACCTGA
- a CDS encoding chorismate-binding protein produces the protein MNPLLARVLGDQPPPFALIHRPATAGPDTVDLIIGEVTTPDTLAAVPMPAVPMARPTPVVSMPAWPTPAWPAEVAPTVPMSAWPTQSWPTQAVPMAGPIPAVPTPAGARRAGHSVLVLVPYKQITERGYVCVDDGTPLVAMTVTDQTTLSLAEVAAALPDVPIHLENGRYEPDDDGYAEIVRRVVAEEIGTGEGANFVVKRSYTADIADYGPHRALSFFRRLLSREQSAYWTFVVHTGDRTLVGATPERHVSLRDGVAVMNPISGTYRYPPGGPTSDELLAFLADRKETDELYMVVDEELKMMARLCERGGRVVGPFLKEMAHLAHTEYLIEGRTARGPLDILRETMFAPTVTGSPLENACRVIARHEPAGRGYYSGVVALIGADESGDDVMDSAILIRTADIDPTGHLGIAVGATLVRHSDPASETAETKAKAASLLTPLQADGRVTPAAPARPKSPSGGSSFRNDPEIRAALARRNLTLADFWLTDADHRAAPVPVAAGRRALVVDMEDTFTAMIDHLLRSAGLDVTVRRYDEPHDPDEYELVVLGPGPGNPQADDERRTAHLRAAVDRLLAHRRPFLAVCLSHQVLSSRLGLDVVRRDVPNQGVQREIDLFGDIERVGFYNTYAARSDTDVLLCEGFTVQMARDARTGEVDALRGPFFASTQFHPESILTTNGADILARLFTAVLTSADAVTPG, from the coding sequence ATGAACCCGCTCCTCGCCCGGGTGCTGGGCGACCAGCCACCGCCGTTCGCTCTCATCCACCGGCCTGCCACCGCCGGCCCGGACACCGTGGACCTGATCATCGGCGAGGTCACCACCCCGGACACGCTCGCCGCCGTGCCGATGCCGGCTGTGCCCATGGCCAGGCCGACGCCGGTTGTGTCGATGCCGGCTTGGCCGACGCCCGCCTGGCCGGCGGAGGTTGCGCCGACTGTGCCGATGTCCGCCTGGCCGACGCAGTCTTGGCCGACGCAGGCTGTGCCCATGGCCGGGCCGATTCCCGCTGTGCCGACACCCGCTGGGGCGCGGCGGGCGGGGCACAGCGTGCTGGTGCTCGTGCCCTACAAGCAGATCACCGAGCGCGGCTACGTCTGCGTGGACGACGGCACCCCGCTGGTGGCGATGACCGTCACCGACCAGACCACGCTGTCCCTGGCCGAAGTGGCCGCCGCGCTGCCCGACGTGCCGATCCACCTGGAGAACGGGCGCTACGAGCCCGACGACGACGGTTACGCCGAGATCGTCCGGCGGGTCGTGGCCGAGGAGATCGGGACGGGGGAGGGCGCGAACTTCGTGGTGAAGCGGTCGTACACGGCGGACATCGCCGACTACGGCCCGCACCGCGCGCTGTCGTTCTTCCGCCGCCTGCTGAGTCGGGAGCAGAGCGCCTACTGGACTTTCGTGGTGCACACCGGTGATCGCACGCTGGTCGGCGCCACCCCGGAGCGGCACGTCAGCCTGCGCGACGGCGTCGCGGTGATGAACCCGATCAGCGGCACGTACCGGTACCCGCCCGGCGGCCCCACCAGCGACGAGCTGCTGGCGTTCCTGGCCGACCGCAAGGAGACCGACGAGCTGTACATGGTGGTGGACGAGGAACTGAAGATGATGGCCCGGCTGTGCGAACGCGGCGGGAGGGTCGTGGGACCGTTCCTCAAGGAGATGGCCCACCTCGCGCACACCGAGTACCTCATCGAAGGCCGCACGGCCCGCGGGCCGCTGGACATCCTGCGGGAGACGATGTTCGCGCCGACCGTCACCGGCAGCCCGCTGGAGAACGCCTGTCGCGTGATCGCACGGCACGAGCCCGCCGGTCGCGGGTACTACAGCGGTGTCGTCGCGCTCATCGGGGCGGACGAGAGTGGCGACGACGTCATGGACTCGGCGATCCTCATCCGCACCGCCGACATCGACCCGACCGGCCACCTCGGCATCGCCGTGGGCGCGACCCTCGTGCGCCACTCGGACCCGGCCTCCGAGACCGCCGAGACGAAGGCCAAGGCCGCGAGCCTGCTCACCCCGCTCCAGGCCGACGGCCGTGTCACGCCTGCGGCACCGGCGCGGCCGAAGTCCCCTTCCGGTGGCTCGTCCTTCAGGAACGACCCGGAGATCCGCGCCGCCTTGGCCCGCCGGAACCTCACGCTCGCCGACTTCTGGCTGACCGACGCCGACCACCGCGCGGCACCAGTGCCCGTGGCGGCCGGTCGGCGTGCGCTGGTGGTGGACATGGAGGACACGTTCACCGCGATGATCGACCACCTGCTGCGGTCGGCGGGCTTGGACGTGACCGTCCGGCGGTACGACGAGCCGCACGACCCGGACGAGTACGAACTCGTCGTGCTCGGCCCCGGCCCCGGCAACCCGCAGGCCGACGACGAGCGCCGCACCGCCCACCTGCGCGCCGCCGTGGACCGGCTGCTGGCCCACCGCCGCCCGTTCCTCGCGGTCTGCCTGAGCCACCAGGTGCTCAGCTCACGCCTCGGCCTGGACGTCGTCCGCCGGGACGTGCCCAACCAGGGCGTGCAGCGCGAGATCGACCTGTTCGGCGACATCGAGCGAGTCGGCTTCTACAACACCTACGCCGCGCGCAGCGACACCGATGTGCTGCTGTGCGAGGGGTTCACCGTCCAGATGGCCAGGGATGCCCGCACCGGCGAGGTGGACGCGCTTCGGGGACCCTTCTTCGCCTCCACCCAGTTCCACCCCGAGTCGATCCTGACCACCAACGGCGCCGACATCCTCGCCCGCCTGTTCACCGCCGTGCTGACGTCCGCCGACGCGGTGACGCCCGGCTGA
- a CDS encoding isochorismatase family protein, which translates to MTGIPAIEPYPMPTAGDLPGNTAPWRVDPGRAVLLVHDMQRYFLRPFAEPLRQELVENCVALHRRCLEVGVPIAYTAQPGGMTVEQRGLLKDFWGPGMRVDPVDRQIVDELAPDDNAWLLTKWRYSAFFRSDLLERMRAAGRDQLVVCGVYAHVGILMTAVEAFTNDIETFLVADAVADFTEEHHRMAVEYAARRCAVVDTAKGLLARMDEGS; encoded by the coding sequence CGGCGGGCGACCTGCCCGGGAACACCGCGCCTTGGCGCGTCGACCCCGGCCGTGCGGTCTTACTCGTGCACGACATGCAGCGGTACTTCCTGCGCCCGTTCGCCGAGCCGTTACGCCAGGAGTTGGTGGAGAACTGCGTGGCGCTGCACCGGCGTTGCCTCGAAGTCGGCGTGCCGATCGCCTACACCGCCCAGCCCGGCGGTATGACCGTCGAGCAACGCGGCCTGCTCAAGGACTTCTGGGGTCCGGGGATGCGGGTGGATCCGGTCGACCGGCAGATCGTGGACGAACTGGCGCCGGACGACAACGCCTGGCTTCTCACGAAATGGCGCTACAGCGCGTTCTTCCGCTCGGATCTGTTGGAGCGGATGCGTGCGGCGGGGCGGGACCAGTTGGTGGTGTGCGGTGTCTACGCGCACGTGGGGATTCTGATGACGGCGGTCGAGGCGTTCACCAACGACATCGAGACGTTCCTGGTCGCCGACGCCGTGGCCGACTTCACCGAGGAGCACCACCGGATGGCCGTGGAGTACGCGGCGCGGCGGTGTGCGGTCGTGGACACCGCCAAGGGACTGCTGGCGCGAATGGACGAAGGATCATGA
- a CDS encoding MGH1-like glycoside hydrolase domain-containing protein produces the protein MTIGTPPAAFVPDLAGLRRNAAATLLRNWRGSATVPTGALYPHQWSWDSAFIAIGLAHLSPRRAFAELTALHGAQWGDGRVPQIVFNPAVPEDAYFPGPPFWRPLPRQGPAAGVSTTGLVQPPVHATAVLAVAERHPGDATDAAVRQLYPRLARFHDYLFSRRRVASGLVGIVHPWESGLDNSPFWDEPLGAAGADLASADLADDITGLRRDLRHADAGHRPTDEDYGRYMGIVAAYRDRGYADDDLLSLPFCTVDPLFCALLAWSEHSLAELARRTGADPGRHTERAQELAYQLHTRLFDPALGCYVALDARTGRPLRKRTVSGLVPLLLPGLPSGRRSALVATLTGPAFGLGSRDVRGVPSYDLTAPDADLHRYWRGPTWMNTNWLLWTALRRQGETRHAERLASDMVRLVADAGFREYFHPVTGEGLGADHFSWTAALLLDVLAREPGGQRWQR, from the coding sequence GTGACCATCGGGACGCCTCCGGCGGCGTTCGTGCCGGACCTCGCCGGGCTGAGGCGGAACGCGGCGGCGACGCTGCTGCGCAACTGGCGCGGCTCGGCCACCGTGCCGACCGGCGCCCTCTACCCGCACCAGTGGAGCTGGGACTCGGCGTTCATCGCAATCGGCCTGGCCCACCTCAGCCCACGGCGGGCGTTCGCGGAACTGACCGCGTTGCACGGCGCCCAGTGGGGTGACGGGCGGGTGCCGCAGATCGTCTTCAACCCCGCAGTCCCCGAGGACGCCTACTTCCCCGGTCCGCCGTTCTGGCGACCGCTGCCGCGCCAAGGGCCCGCGGCGGGTGTGTCGACGACCGGGCTCGTGCAGCCGCCCGTGCACGCCACGGCTGTGCTCGCCGTCGCCGAACGCCATCCCGGCGACGCGACCGACGCGGCGGTCCGGCAGCTCTACCCGCGGCTCGCGCGCTTCCACGACTACCTCTTCTCCCGGCGACGCGTCGCGTCGGGGCTGGTCGGGATCGTGCACCCGTGGGAATCGGGCCTGGACAACAGCCCGTTCTGGGACGAACCCCTCGGCGCGGCCGGCGCCGACCTGGCCAGCGCCGACCTGGCCGACGACATCACCGGTCTGCGCCGCGACCTGCGCCACGCCGACGCCGGGCATCGGCCGACGGACGAGGACTACGGGCGGTACATGGGCATCGTCGCCGCCTACCGCGACCGCGGTTACGCCGATGACGACCTGCTCAGCCTGCCGTTCTGCACCGTCGACCCGCTGTTCTGCGCGTTGCTCGCGTGGTCGGAACACTCCCTCGCCGAACTCGCCCGCCGCACGGGGGCCGACCCAGGCCGGCACACCGAACGGGCGCAGGAACTGGCGTACCAGCTGCACACACGTCTGTTCGACCCGGCGCTGGGCTGCTACGTAGCGCTCGACGCGCGCACCGGTCGGCCGCTGCGCAAGCGGACGGTGTCCGGGCTGGTCCCGTTGTTGCTGCCCGGACTGCCCTCCGGACGCCGTTCGGCTCTGGTGGCAACGCTCACCGGACCGGCGTTCGGCCTGGGTTCGCGGGACGTGCGGGGCGTGCCGAGCTACGACCTCACCGCGCCCGACGCCGACCTGCACCGGTACTGGCGCGGGCCGACGTGGATGAACACGAATTGGTTGCTGTGGACGGCTTTGCGGCGGCAGGGCGAGACGAGGCACGCCGAACGCCTGGCGTCCGACATGGTCCGCCTGGTCGCCGACGCCGGGTTCCGGGAGTACTTCCACCCGGTCACCGGCGAAGGTCTCGGTGCCGACCACTTCAGCTGGACGGCGGCGCTCCTGCTGGACGTCCTCGCGCGTGAACCAGGAGGGCAGCGATGGCAACGGTAG